From the Streptomyces sp. KMM 9044 genome, one window contains:
- a CDS encoding ABC transporter permease, which yields MSASSRQPPGGRRPPGEHEAAGLAFRDGNENENENDENENEDDEDEDHEDHEDHEDHDEGRDDVGRGDGTTRRPAGPAAEASPVTWQKLTVLPVVLVVVLFATWLWFTQADLDALSRNALSGGQVTKALRQHIELTVISTFFVLVIAIPLGILLTRPALRRAAPAAMAFANTGQATPAIGLLALLVIWLGIGRRAALVGIIAYAVLPVLSNTIAGLRANDPTLLEAARGIGMSPMGVLSRVELPLAVPLILAGVRTALVLNVGTAALATFGGGGGLGVLITTGITSQRMPVLMLGSILTVSLALLVDWLASLAELLLRPRGLEAGG from the coding sequence GTGAGCGCCTCTTCACGGCAGCCGCCCGGCGGGCGCCGGCCCCCGGGTGAGCACGAGGCCGCAGGGCTCGCCTTCCGGGACGGGAACGAGAACGAGAACGAGAACGACGAGAACGAGAACGAGGACGACGAGGACGAGGACCACGAGGACCACGAGGACCACGAGGACCACGACGAGGGCCGGGACGACGTCGGGCGCGGAGACGGGACGACGAGGCGGCCGGCCGGGCCCGCGGCGGAGGCCTCCCCGGTGACGTGGCAGAAGCTGACGGTCCTGCCCGTGGTGCTGGTCGTCGTCCTGTTCGCGACCTGGCTGTGGTTCACGCAGGCCGACCTGGACGCGCTGTCCCGAAACGCGCTTTCCGGCGGGCAGGTGACCAAGGCGCTCCGGCAGCACATCGAACTGACCGTGATCTCGACGTTCTTCGTGCTGGTCATCGCGATTCCGCTGGGCATCCTGCTGACCCGGCCGGCGCTGCGCAGGGCGGCCCCGGCCGCGATGGCGTTCGCCAACACGGGCCAGGCGACGCCCGCGATCGGTCTGCTCGCGCTGCTGGTGATCTGGCTGGGCATCGGCCGCCGGGCCGCCCTCGTCGGGATCATCGCCTACGCCGTGCTGCCGGTGCTCTCCAACACCATCGCGGGTCTGCGGGCCAACGACCCGACGCTGCTGGAGGCGGCGCGCGGCATCGGCATGTCCCCGATGGGCGTGCTGAGCCGCGTGGAACTGCCCCTGGCCGTCCCGCTCATCCTCGCCGGAGTGCGTACGGCCCTCGTCCTGAACGTCGGCACCGCCGCCCTGGCGACCTTCGGCGGGGGCGGCGGTCTGGGCGTCCTGATCACCACCGGGATCACCAGCCAGCGGATGCCGGTGCTGATGCTGGGCTCGATCCTCACCGTCTCCCTGGCCCTGCTGGTGGACTGGCTGGCCTCGCTGGCCGAACTGCTGCTGCGGCCGCGGGGGCTGGAGGCGGGCGGATGA
- a CDS encoding ABC transporter ATP-binding protein, protein MPESPAPKAPGAPGAPASGAGGPTGTTGATIELEALTKRYPGSPQPAVDNVSMEIRAGETVILVGPSGCGKSTTLKMINRLIEPSGGRIRIGGEDVTDMDPVRLRRKVGYAIQSSGLFPHMTVAQNIALVPKMLRWPAARVRARVEEMLDLVGLDPGEFHGRYPRRLSGGQQQRVGVARALAADPPVLLMDEPFGAVDPITRDHLQDELIRLQHELHKTIVFVTHDFDEAIKLGDRIAVLRERSHIAQFDTPEAILTNPADDFVSGFVGAGAALKRLNLTRVGDVEITDYPTVTVDDPLQEIFNLLRSSGSNEILLLDRRRRPYKWLRRGDLMRAKGSLARAGTLVHDTVTRDATLRDALEAVLTDSSGRVAVTGGRGAYEGVVDVETLMNSVHELLEADRLGAMEAQHEPEGRRAVRTHAEQEGAGGEADA, encoded by the coding sequence GTGCCTGAGTCACCGGCTCCGAAGGCGCCCGGCGCACCCGGCGCACCCGCCAGCGGGGCCGGCGGACCCACCGGAACAACCGGCGCGACCATCGAGCTGGAGGCCCTCACCAAGCGGTACCCGGGCAGCCCGCAGCCGGCCGTCGACAACGTCAGCATGGAGATCCGGGCGGGCGAGACCGTCATCCTGGTCGGCCCGTCCGGCTGCGGGAAGTCGACCACGCTGAAGATGATCAACCGGCTGATCGAGCCGAGCGGCGGCCGCATCCGCATCGGCGGCGAGGACGTCACCGACATGGACCCGGTGAGACTGCGCCGCAAGGTCGGGTACGCGATCCAGTCCAGCGGACTGTTCCCGCACATGACGGTGGCCCAGAACATCGCGCTGGTGCCGAAGATGCTGCGCTGGCCGGCGGCCCGGGTACGGGCGCGGGTGGAGGAGATGCTGGACCTGGTCGGCCTGGACCCGGGCGAGTTCCACGGCCGCTATCCGCGCCGCCTCTCCGGCGGGCAGCAGCAGCGGGTGGGCGTGGCGCGGGCGCTGGCGGCGGATCCGCCGGTGCTGCTGATGGACGAGCCGTTCGGGGCGGTGGACCCCATCACCCGCGACCACCTCCAGGACGAACTGATCCGGCTGCAGCACGAACTGCACAAGACGATCGTCTTCGTCACCCACGACTTCGACGAGGCGATCAAGCTGGGCGACCGGATCGCGGTGCTGCGGGAGCGCTCGCACATCGCCCAGTTCGACACCCCGGAGGCGATCCTCACCAACCCGGCGGACGACTTCGTGTCCGGCTTCGTCGGCGCCGGGGCCGCGCTGAAGCGGCTGAACCTCACCCGCGTGGGGGACGTGGAGATCACCGACTATCCGACGGTGACCGTCGACGACCCGCTCCAGGAGATCTTCAACCTGCTCCGCTCCAGCGGCTCCAACGAGATCCTGCTGCTCGACCGGCGGCGGCGCCCCTACAAGTGGCTCCGGCGCGGCGACCTGATGCGGGCCAAGGGCTCGCTGGCCCGCGCGGGCACCCTGGTGCACGACACGGTGACCCGGGACGCGACCCTGCGGGACGCGCTGGAGGCGGTGCTGACCGACAGCTCCGGCCGGGTGGCGGTCACCGGTGGGCGCGGCGCGTACGAGGGCGTCGTCGACGTGGAGACGCTGATGAACTCCGTCCACGAACTGCTGGAGGCCGACCGGCTGGGGGCCATGGAGGCCCAGCACGAACCGGAGGGGCGGCGGGCCGTGCGGACGCACGCCGAGCAGGAGGGCGCCGGCGGGGAGGCGGACGCGTGA
- a CDS encoding ABC transporter permease gives MNFWEYLGDRHQQLLVDTYQHASVVFQCMVAATVIGVLLGVATYRSDWAGNLATTAASTLLTIPSLAMIGLLIPIVGLGVPPTVIALTLYGLLPIVRNAIVGLRGVDPALVDAATGIGMSRVARLARVELPLAWPPILTGIRVSTQMLMGIAAIAAYASGPGLGNLIFRGIASLGSSNALNQVLAGTFLIIILALLFDAVYVLVGRLTISRGIRA, from the coding sequence GTGAACTTCTGGGAGTACCTGGGCGACCGCCACCAGCAGTTGCTCGTCGACACGTACCAGCACGCGAGCGTGGTCTTCCAGTGCATGGTGGCGGCGACCGTGATCGGGGTGTTGCTCGGGGTGGCGACGTACCGCAGCGACTGGGCGGGCAACCTGGCCACGACCGCCGCCTCGACCCTGCTGACCATCCCGTCGCTGGCCATGATCGGTCTGCTGATCCCGATCGTGGGGCTCGGGGTGCCGCCGACGGTGATCGCGCTGACGCTCTACGGGCTGCTGCCGATCGTGCGGAACGCGATCGTCGGGCTGCGGGGGGTCGACCCCGCGCTGGTGGACGCGGCCACCGGCATCGGCATGTCGCGCGTGGCCCGGCTGGCGCGGGTGGAGCTGCCGCTGGCCTGGCCGCCGATCCTCACCGGCATCCGGGTCTCCACGCAGATGCTGATGGGCATCGCCGCCATCGCCGCGTACGCCTCCGGTCCCGGCCTGGGCAACCTGATCTTCCGCGGGATCGCCTCGCTGGGCAGCAGCAACGCGCTCAACCAGGTACTCGCGGGCACCTTCCTGATCATCATCCTCGCACTGCTGTTCGACGCCGTGTATGTCCTGGTCGGCCGGCTGACCATCTCCAGGGGGATCCGTGCCTGA
- a CDS encoding Lrp/AsnC family transcriptional regulator, which yields MAIDRLDGRIILLLAREPRIGVLEMSRRLGAARGTVQARLDRLQSNGVIRGFGPQVDPAALGYPVTAFATLEIRQGQGADVRAHLSTVPEVLELHTTTGSGDMLCRLVARSNADLQRVIDRVVGFDGIVRAATAIVMENPVPLRIIPLVEQAALLEPPGGAPDGPD from the coding sequence GTGGCGATCGATCGGCTGGACGGCCGGATCATCCTGCTCCTCGCGCGGGAGCCGCGGATCGGGGTGCTGGAGATGTCCCGGCGGCTCGGGGCGGCGCGGGGGACGGTGCAGGCGCGGCTGGACCGGCTTCAGTCGAACGGAGTCATCCGCGGATTCGGCCCCCAGGTGGATCCGGCGGCCCTCGGCTACCCGGTCACGGCGTTCGCGACGCTGGAGATCCGGCAGGGCCAAGGGGCGGATGTCCGGGCGCACTTGTCGACCGTGCCGGAGGTGCTGGAGCTGCACACCACGACCGGCAGCGGGGACATGCTGTGCCGGCTCGTGGCCCGCTCCAACGCCGATCTCCAACGGGTGATCGACCGTGTCGTCGGTTTTGATGGCATCGTCCGGGCCGCCACGGCGATCGTGATGGAGAACCCCGTTCCGCTGCGGATCATCCCGCTGGTGGAGCAGGCCGCGCTCCTCGAACCGCCGGGCGGGGCCCCGGACGGACCGGACTGA
- the hppD gene encoding 4-hydroxyphenylpyruvate dioxygenase, translating into MTQTTHHTPDTTARQADPFPVKGMDAVVFAVGNAKQAAHYYSTAFGMTLVAYSGPENGSRETASYVLESGSARFVFTSVIKPSTEWGTFLADHVAAHGDGVVDLAIEVPDARAAFAYAVEHGARPLAEPYELKDEHGTVVLAAIATYGSTRHTLVERTGYDGPYRPGFVAAEPMVEPPARRSFQAVDHCVGNVELGRMNEWVAFYNKVMGFTNMKEFVGDDIATEYSALMSKVVADGTLKVKFPINEPAVAKKKSQIDEYLEFYGGAGVQHIALNTNDIVHTVRQMRAAGVRFLDTPDSYYDTLGAWVGDTRVPLDILRELKILADRDEDGYLLQIFTKPVQDRPTVFFEIIERHGSMGFGKGNFKALFEAIEREQEHRGNL; encoded by the coding sequence ATGACGCAGACCACACACCACACTCCCGACACGACCGCCCGGCAGGCCGATCCCTTCCCGGTCAAGGGAATGGACGCGGTCGTCTTCGCCGTGGGCAACGCCAAGCAGGCGGCGCACTACTACTCCACCGCCTTCGGCATGACACTGGTCGCCTACTCCGGACCGGAGAACGGCAGCCGCGAGACCGCGAGCTACGTCCTGGAGAGCGGCTCCGCCCGCTTCGTGTTCACCTCGGTGATCAAGCCGTCCACCGAGTGGGGCACCTTCCTCGCCGACCACGTGGCCGCGCACGGCGACGGCGTCGTCGACCTCGCCATCGAGGTACCGGACGCGCGCGCCGCGTTCGCCTACGCCGTCGAGCACGGCGCGCGCCCGCTCGCCGAGCCGTACGAGCTGAAGGACGAGCACGGCACCGTCGTCCTCGCCGCGATCGCCACCTACGGCAGCACCCGGCACACCCTCGTCGAGCGCACCGGCTACGACGGTCCCTACCGGCCCGGCTTCGTCGCCGCCGAGCCGATGGTCGAACCGCCCGCCCGGCGCTCCTTCCAGGCCGTCGACCACTGCGTCGGCAACGTCGAACTCGGCCGGATGAACGAGTGGGTCGCCTTCTACAACAAGGTCATGGGCTTCACGAACATGAAGGAGTTCGTGGGCGACGACATCGCCACCGAGTACAGCGCACTCATGTCGAAGGTGGTCGCCGACGGCACGCTCAAGGTCAAGTTCCCGATCAACGAGCCCGCCGTCGCCAAGAAGAAGTCCCAGATCGACGAGTACCTGGAGTTCTACGGCGGCGCGGGCGTCCAGCACATCGCGCTCAACACCAACGACATCGTGCACACGGTCCGCCAGATGCGCGCGGCCGGTGTGCGGTTCCTGGACACCCCGGACTCGTACTACGACACCCTCGGCGCGTGGGTCGGCGACACCCGGGTGCCGCTCGACATCCTGCGCGAGCTGAAGATCCTCGCCGACCGGGACGAGGACGGCTACCTGCTGCAGATCTTCACCAAGCCGGTCCAGGACCGGCCGACCGTGTTCTTCGAGATCATCGAGCGGCACGGCTCCATGGGCTTCGGCAAGGGCAACTTCAAGGCACTCTTCGAGGCCATCGAGCGGGAGCAGGAACACCGCGGCAACCTGTGA
- a CDS encoding tetratricopeptide repeat protein produces the protein MDDKPQKTAGGRPRETGGGRPRETGGGDETRGRVGRGRRVRFGSAASGCAVLGGVLVLLPWGQGTEGPPEPAPGARAQAAVAGGVPASLSDLEVLVEEREQLLKEHPKDARSWALLGAAQVEQGRRLADPARYSRAERALHTSLKVRPRGNAEALRGLAVLANARGDHPAALEWGERALKLEPKQWTTYPPLIEAYTGLGDGRAADRMLDRLKALRSGPVVMARAAAVYRDKGWREDAAAQLADAVAAAGEPAERASYLERAGQLAWERGDREDALRHFQEAVRIDPDQRAAQAGGGRALAALGRTTEALSAYRGALARQPLPEYALELGELYESLGLRQAARVHYGLLRSRVRQAAAHGADGNLVLGRFEADHGDPRAAVRLLRTEWERQPSTAVADALGWALHRSGRSEEALEFAVRATEETHGGGVRSALHAFHRGMIERGLERYGPARRHLREALSINPYFSPLRVPEAKAALERLGEPPVGDGPPDWS, from the coding sequence ATGGACGACAAGCCACAGAAGACCGCGGGCGGAAGACCGCGGGAGACCGGGGGCGGAAGACCGCGGGAGACCGGGGGCGGGGACGAGACCCGCGGGCGGGTGGGGCGTGGGCGCCGGGTGCGGTTCGGTTCGGCGGCCTCCGGGTGTGCCGTGCTCGGCGGGGTGCTGGTGCTGCTGCCGTGGGGTCAGGGGACGGAGGGGCCGCCGGAGCCGGCCCCCGGGGCGCGGGCACAGGCGGCGGTGGCCGGCGGGGTACCGGCGTCGCTGTCCGATCTGGAGGTGCTGGTCGAGGAGCGGGAACAACTGCTGAAGGAGCATCCGAAGGACGCGCGGTCCTGGGCCCTGCTCGGGGCGGCCCAGGTGGAGCAGGGGCGGCGGCTGGCGGACCCCGCGCGGTACTCGCGGGCCGAGCGGGCGCTGCACACCTCGCTGAAGGTACGGCCGCGGGGCAACGCCGAGGCCCTGCGCGGGCTGGCGGTGCTGGCGAACGCGCGCGGTGACCATCCCGCCGCGCTCGAGTGGGGCGAGCGGGCGCTGAAGCTGGAGCCGAAGCAGTGGACGACGTATCCCCCGCTGATCGAGGCGTACACGGGGCTCGGAGACGGCAGGGCGGCGGACAGGATGCTGGACCGGCTGAAGGCGTTGCGGTCGGGCCCGGTCGTCATGGCGCGGGCGGCGGCCGTGTACCGGGACAAGGGCTGGCGGGAGGACGCGGCGGCCCAGCTCGCCGACGCCGTCGCGGCGGCGGGGGAACCGGCCGAGCGCGCGTCGTACCTGGAGCGGGCCGGGCAGCTGGCCTGGGAGCGCGGCGACCGGGAGGACGCCCTGCGGCACTTCCAGGAGGCGGTGCGCATCGACCCGGACCAGCGGGCGGCACAGGCGGGAGGGGGCAGGGCGCTGGCCGCGCTCGGCCGGACCACGGAGGCGCTGAGCGCCTACCGGGGGGCGCTGGCCCGGCAGCCGCTGCCGGAGTACGCGCTGGAACTGGGTGAGCTGTACGAGTCACTGGGGCTGCGGCAGGCCGCCCGGGTCCACTACGGCCTGCTGCGCTCGCGGGTACGGCAGGCCGCCGCCCACGGGGCCGACGGGAACCTGGTCCTCGGCCGGTTCGAGGCGGACCACGGGGACCCCCGGGCCGCGGTGCGGCTGCTGCGTACGGAGTGGGAGCGGCAGCCGTCGACGGCGGTGGCCGACGCGCTGGGCTGGGCACTGCACCGGTCGGGGCGGTCCGAGGAGGCGCTGGAGTTCGCGGTGCGGGCCACGGAGGAGACGCACGGCGGCGGGGTGCGCAGCGCGCTGCACGCCTTCCACCGGGGCATGATCGAGCGCGGGCTGGAGCGGTACGGGCCCGCGCGGCGGCATCTGCGGGAGGCCCTGAGCATCAACCCGTACTTCTCCCCGCTTCGGGTGCCCGAGGCGAAGGCGGCACTGGAACGGCTGGGCGAGCCACCGGTCGGGGACGGGCCACCGGACTGGTCATGA
- a CDS encoding FAD-binding oxidoreductase: MIMSRIEARRDEDTAAAGPLVDRLLDGLPPGAVLTDPGVTASYAHDMASFCPAGTPAVVVLPRTVEQVRHVMRTATALRVPVVPQGARTGLSGAANATGGCIVLSLTRMDAILEINPVDRVAVVEPGVVNATLSRAVGEHGLCYPPDPSSWETCTIGGNIGTASGGLCCVKYGVTAEYVLGLDVVLADGRLMSTGRRTAKGVAGYDLTRLFVGSEGSLGVVVRAILALRPKPPAQLVLAAEFASGAAACDAVCRIMAGGHVPSLLELMDRTTVKAVNDMARMGLPESTEALLLAGFDTTDPAADLAVLGALCEAAGATRVVPAEDVAESELLLHARRLSLVALEAVKGTTMIDDVCVPRSRLGELVDGVERISEKYRLTIGVVAHAGDGNTHPTVCFDAQDPDESRRARESFDEIMALGLELGGTITGEHGVGVLKKEWLAREIGPVGVEMQRAVKQAFDPLNLLNPGKLF; the protein is encoded by the coding sequence GTGATCATGAGCCGTATCGAAGCGCGACGCGATGAAGACACGGCGGCGGCCGGCCCTCTCGTCGACCGGCTGCTCGACGGGCTGCCCCCCGGGGCGGTCCTCACCGACCCCGGCGTCACGGCCTCCTACGCCCACGACATGGCGAGCTTCTGCCCGGCCGGCACCCCGGCGGTGGTCGTCCTGCCCCGCACGGTCGAACAGGTGCGGCACGTCATGCGCACCGCCACCGCCCTGCGCGTCCCCGTGGTCCCGCAGGGCGCCCGCACCGGCCTGTCCGGCGCCGCCAACGCGACCGGCGGATGCATCGTGCTCTCCCTGACCAGGATGGACGCCATCCTGGAGATCAACCCCGTCGACCGGGTCGCCGTCGTCGAACCGGGCGTCGTCAACGCCACCCTCTCCCGCGCCGTCGGCGAGCACGGCCTCTGCTACCCGCCCGACCCCTCCAGCTGGGAGACGTGCACCATCGGGGGCAACATCGGCACCGCCTCCGGTGGACTGTGCTGCGTGAAGTACGGCGTCACCGCCGAGTACGTGCTCGGCCTCGACGTGGTCCTCGCCGACGGCCGCCTGATGTCCACCGGCCGCCGCACCGCCAAGGGCGTCGCCGGATACGACCTGACCCGCCTGTTCGTCGGCTCCGAGGGCTCCCTGGGCGTCGTCGTGCGCGCGATCCTCGCCCTGCGGCCCAAACCGCCCGCGCAGCTGGTGCTGGCCGCCGAGTTCGCCTCCGGCGCCGCCGCCTGCGACGCCGTGTGCCGCATCATGGCCGGCGGGCACGTCCCCTCACTCCTCGAGCTCATGGACCGTACGACGGTCAAGGCCGTCAACGACATGGCCCGGATGGGACTGCCGGAGAGCACCGAGGCCCTGCTGCTCGCCGGGTTCGACACCACCGACCCCGCCGCCGACCTCGCCGTCCTCGGCGCGCTGTGCGAGGCGGCCGGTGCGACCCGGGTCGTACCGGCCGAGGACGTCGCCGAGTCCGAACTGCTGCTCCACGCCCGGCGCCTGTCCCTGGTCGCCCTGGAGGCGGTCAAGGGCACCACGATGATCGACGACGTGTGCGTGCCCCGCTCCCGGCTCGGCGAACTCGTCGACGGCGTCGAGCGGATCTCCGAGAAGTACCGGCTCACCATCGGCGTCGTCGCCCACGCGGGGGACGGCAACACCCACCCGACCGTCTGCTTCGACGCCCAGGACCCCGACGAGTCGCGCCGCGCCCGCGAGTCCTTCGACGAGATCATGGCCCTCGGCCTGGAACTCGGCGGCACCATCACCGGCGAACACGGCGTCGGCGTCCTGAAGAAGGAATGGCTGGCCCGCGAGATCGGCCCGGTGGGCGTGGAGATGCAGCGGGCCGTCAAGCAGGCCTTCGACCCGCTGAACCTCCTGAACCCGGGCAAGCTCTTCTGA
- a CDS encoding SsgA family sporulation/cell division regulator: MNIVVEREVELRLILSPERDVPVRARLGYRTDDPYAVHITFHIDSGHPVHWIFARELLIEGVFRPCGSGDVRVWPSKAEGRSVVLVALNSPEGRALLEAPAAQVSSWLERTLWLVPPGSESAQFGLDDELASLLAP, translated from the coding sequence ATGAACATCGTGGTGGAGCGCGAAGTGGAACTGCGGCTCATCCTGTCGCCGGAGCGGGACGTCCCGGTGCGGGCCCGGCTCGGCTACCGCACCGACGACCCCTATGCCGTGCACATCACCTTCCACATCGACTCCGGGCACCCGGTGCACTGGATATTCGCCCGCGAACTGCTGATCGAGGGCGTGTTCCGGCCGTGCGGGTCCGGCGACGTGCGGGTGTGGCCGTCGAAGGCGGAGGGGCGCAGCGTCGTCCTGGTGGCACTGAACTCGCCCGAGGGGCGCGCCCTGCTGGAGGCACCGGCGGCGCAGGTGTCGTCGTGGCTGGAGCGGACGCTGTGGTTGGTGCCGCCGGGCAGCGAGAGCGCGCAGTTCGGTCTCGACGACGAGCTGGCCTCGCTGCTCGCCCCGTGA
- a CDS encoding RDD family protein, translating into MSAPTPAPGDDTPREGFYPDPSIPGYVRYWNGASWVPGTSRPAPEGSGAPLAPADAAGASGAPLPSGATPAVPTIEETGPHFFEEDPVDEPSPSPSAASPSPSASPSPSPSSPSSPSSPFFPPPSSADSQHGSRPEPASAWGADRSRQSGFGGDQDHRISWGADQRTAHVSGPAGGGSTGAGAGTGGADAGAVPAGDTFVFRRPPATSQSADAGSDGASASAASSGDEVGDEGTMTFRAVGPRRSSGAASPGRPGFGAGKAAARTASGQAGSGSPPVAPASGPQLLSPAPAVPSPATAPAPGPAPTTTPAAVSGPLSSGHGGGQSSWAQQVHRPGDGEEPPAAPWKPPVEDVFQAAARRQASARPAALGKRLVARLLDTVVLGGVTTLAAVPLGIAAADHIDEKIDAAKLSGETVRVWLLDGTTSVYLGVVLAVLLLGGVLYEVLPTAKWGRTLGKKLLGLEVRDIEGHDVPGFGAALRRWLVYSIPGLLVVGVVGVLWCLFDKPWRQCWHDKAAHTFVAG; encoded by the coding sequence ATGAGCGCCCCAACCCCGGCCCCCGGCGACGACACGCCGCGTGAAGGCTTCTACCCGGACCCGTCCATTCCCGGATATGTCCGGTACTGGAACGGTGCCTCCTGGGTGCCGGGTACCAGCCGTCCGGCCCCGGAGGGCAGCGGCGCACCGCTCGCACCGGCGGACGCCGCCGGTGCGAGCGGTGCGCCGCTGCCCTCCGGGGCCACCCCGGCGGTGCCCACCATCGAGGAGACCGGCCCGCACTTCTTCGAGGAGGACCCGGTCGACGAACCGTCGCCGTCACCATCAGCAGCGTCTCCTTCCCCTTCGGCGTCCCCGTCCCCGTCCCCGTCCTCCCCGTCCTCCCCGTCCTCCCCCTTCTTCCCGCCTCCCTCGTCGGCCGATTCGCAGCACGGCAGCCGGCCCGAGCCCGCCTCGGCGTGGGGCGCCGACCGCTCCCGCCAGTCAGGCTTCGGCGGCGACCAGGACCACCGGATCTCCTGGGGTGCGGACCAGAGAACGGCCCACGTGTCCGGCCCGGCGGGAGGCGGGTCCACAGGCGCGGGCGCGGGTACGGGCGGTGCGGATGCCGGTGCGGTGCCCGCGGGCGACACGTTCGTGTTCCGCCGGCCGCCGGCCACGTCGCAGAGCGCAGACGCCGGTTCCGACGGAGCCTCTGCCTCCGCCGCGTCTTCCGGCGATGAGGTCGGGGACGAGGGGACCATGACCTTCCGTGCCGTCGGGCCGCGCCGGAGCTCCGGCGCGGCCTCCCCCGGGCGGCCCGGGTTCGGGGCGGGGAAGGCCGCCGCGCGTACCGCCTCCGGACAGGCGGGGAGCGGGAGCCCGCCCGTGGCACCGGCGTCCGGGCCGCAGCTGCTCTCCCCGGCCCCGGCCGTTCCGTCACCGGCCACCGCACCGGCACCGGGGCCCGCCCCCACCACGACCCCCGCCGCCGTCTCCGGGCCCCTGTCGAGCGGTCACGGCGGCGGCCAGTCTTCCTGGGCACAACAGGTGCACCGACCCGGGGACGGGGAGGAGCCGCCGGCCGCGCCGTGGAAGCCGCCGGTCGAGGACGTCTTCCAGGCCGCCGCCAGGCGTCAGGCCTCGGCCCGCCCCGCGGCGCTCGGCAAGCGGCTGGTCGCGCGGCTGCTGGACACCGTGGTCCTCGGCGGTGTCACCACCCTGGCCGCCGTACCGCTGGGCATCGCGGCGGCGGACCACATCGACGAGAAGATCGACGCGGCCAAGCTGTCCGGTGAGACCGTCAGGGTGTGGCTGCTCGACGGCACCACATCGGTCTACCTGGGCGTCGTTCTCGCCGTCCTCCTCCTGGGCGGGGTCCTCTACGAGGTGCTGCCCACCGCTAAGTGGGGCCGCACCCTGGGGAAGAAGCTGCTGGGCCTGGAGGTGCGGGACATCGAGGGGCACGACGTGCCCGGGTTCGGGGCGGCCCTGCGCCGCTGGCTGGTCTACAGCATCCCCGGACTGCTCGTCGTCGGTGTGGTGGGCGTCCTGTGGTGCCTGTTCGACAAGCCGTGGCGGCAGTGCTGGCACGACAAGGCCGCGCACACGTTCGTGGCGGGCTGA